From a region of the Vibrio agarivorans genome:
- a CDS encoding UvrD-helicase domain-containing protein — protein MLFRGHEISQEQDFARSQFMRLKRGELLTLNSGAGASKTYTCNLLLSSLDHEDKCLVIAFNRLIVDEMRSTFGKNVDVLTSHELARKYIKKYSSSRLERPLLPKMITEKIEIPAFIGAIDALTFSQKLLTGLKKYANSEVLSITEFANDNAKELLKSHNKGEIVSYVMYLKRLWDELTLSDSTLPIIHDVYLKEFVLKVAAGEINLEEYKAVVLDEAQDSAPIVKLLFSTISTMKLAAGDTHQSIYEWRGAVNVMNELGLKSTYTAELSTCYRFGQSIADLANSLIEEYKGTSPKFKGNPNKQSTIKTSSVVENKELWLFRTNAELISELIYATQQGVKCHLLRDNKNMIKLLDEAYSLYQNKPVKSGVLRLFDSWAEFEAFATSGDGGEYKSFVNAVLNHGFEAIKQVIQESLNTDITEAQRLFSTAHACKGIEHNHVVLHSDFDKFIEKSHAASLEQEVNLLYVALTRAIKTLDISRCKVLTKLLMKKNERMNNIAMENKRKELALLGI, from the coding sequence ATGTTATTTAGAGGTCACGAGATAAGCCAAGAGCAGGATTTTGCTAGAAGTCAATTCATGCGACTTAAGCGTGGTGAACTGCTTACTCTAAATTCGGGGGCTGGTGCTTCAAAGACATACACATGTAACCTGTTGCTTTCCTCCCTTGACCACGAAGACAAATGTCTTGTGATTGCATTTAACAGACTCATCGTTGATGAGATGCGCTCAACGTTCGGTAAGAATGTGGATGTACTCACAAGTCATGAGCTAGCTAGAAAGTACATTAAGAAATATTCATCATCTCGACTTGAACGACCACTATTACCGAAAATGATTACGGAGAAAATTGAAATACCTGCGTTTATTGGCGCAATTGACGCATTAACTTTTTCTCAAAAACTTTTAACAGGTCTTAAGAAGTATGCGAATTCGGAAGTGCTCAGCATTACTGAATTTGCTAATGACAATGCGAAGGAGTTGCTTAAAAGTCATAATAAAGGTGAGATTGTTTCTTACGTCATGTACCTGAAACGGTTATGGGATGAACTGACTCTGAGTGATTCGACCCTACCTATCATCCATGATGTTTACCTAAAAGAATTTGTTTTAAAAGTAGCGGCAGGTGAGATTAATTTAGAAGAATATAAAGCAGTCGTTCTGGATGAGGCTCAAGACAGCGCACCAATAGTGAAGCTATTATTCTCAACTATTAGTACAATGAAGCTCGCTGCAGGTGATACCCACCAATCTATCTACGAATGGCGTGGGGCTGTAAATGTGATGAACGAATTAGGTTTAAAATCAACGTACACCGCTGAACTGAGTACCTGTTACCGATTCGGACAGTCGATAGCCGACCTCGCTAATTCACTGATTGAAGAGTACAAAGGGACAAGCCCAAAATTCAAAGGAAACCCAAACAAGCAAAGTACTATTAAAACATCATCGGTAGTTGAAAATAAGGAGCTATGGCTATTTAGAACCAACGCTGAATTGATTAGTGAATTGATTTATGCGACACAGCAAGGTGTAAAATGCCACCTGCTTCGCGATAATAAAAACATGATTAAGCTATTGGACGAAGCCTACTCCTTATATCAAAACAAGCCTGTTAAATCTGGGGTATTACGCCTATTTGATTCATGGGCAGAATTTGAAGCGTTTGCAACTAGTGGTGATGGTGGCGAATATAAGAGTTTTGTAAATGCTGTTCTCAATCATGGGTTCGAGGCAATTAAGCAAGTGATCCAAGAGTCACTAAATACTGATATTACGGAAGCTCAGCGCTTATTTTCGACAGCTCATGCTTGTAAAGGGATTGAGCATAACCATGTCGTACTGCACAGCGACTTCGATAAGTTCATTGAGAAAAGTCATGCGGCTAGCTTAGAGCAGGAAGTGAACTTGCTATATGTTGCTCTAACAAGAGCAATCAAGACGCTGGATATTAGTCGATGCAAAGTCCTGACTAAACTGCTGATGAAAAAAAATGAACGCATGAACAATATTGCGATGGAAAATAAACGTAAGGAACTAGCCCTGCTGGGGATATGA
- a CDS encoding DNA replication terminus site-binding protein has translation MTYTTESEVKTIDEVFADVQMISNKLNTLQAHLVECEVYYANVAVLPRAAVNEDGYDTVFDPLTSVKLIRLEGKEAALHAIEQIDFQYRSKDGFNTTNETLSQIAARRSVGIVHLKPNSEEHTTLINDLVAEINTMKRTLKQDLQPLFANTMQRTRLFYKHFFPDILPKSITKLIRLADADACRIHFSWLNQGYTTEKMDRKRAIEYIDKINSRKLSNNPELGLTLDQLNKNDIQKLGNYQKFYRIFPAKMNPRQQITRDVGGNRKQMQPQRAVSPILYIGEKPLEHYGVLHDLNTLDELRKCSNKARVEHLAAIEAYGLYCFDTVERQNRGKFTNYE, from the coding sequence ATGACATATACAACGGAGAGCGAAGTCAAAACTATCGATGAAGTTTTTGCTGATGTCCAGATGATCAGCAATAAATTGAACACACTGCAAGCACACTTGGTCGAATGTGAGGTGTATTATGCCAACGTAGCTGTTCTACCTCGTGCTGCGGTAAATGAAGACGGGTACGACACCGTTTTCGATCCTCTGACGTCAGTGAAATTAATACGTTTAGAAGGCAAAGAAGCTGCTTTACATGCAATTGAACAAATAGATTTTCAATATCGAAGTAAAGATGGGTTTAACACCACAAACGAAACGCTGTCACAGATAGCTGCAAGGCGGAGTGTGGGCATTGTCCATTTAAAGCCAAATTCTGAGGAACACACAACCCTCATCAATGACTTGGTTGCTGAAATCAATACGATGAAAAGAACGCTAAAACAAGACCTTCAACCGTTGTTTGCAAATACAATGCAGCGAACGAGATTGTTCTATAAGCATTTCTTTCCAGACATCCTGCCAAAATCGATCACCAAGCTAATAAGGTTAGCTGATGCTGATGCTTGTCGAATCCATTTTAGTTGGTTAAACCAAGGCTACACTACTGAAAAAATGGATCGGAAGAGAGCAATAGAATACATCGACAAAATTAACTCACGAAAGCTCAGTAATAATCCAGAATTAGGACTTACCCTAGACCAGCTCAACAAAAATGACATTCAAAAGTTGGGGAACTATCAGAAGTTCTATCGGATTTTTCCAGCTAAGATGAATCCACGACAGCAAATCACACGCGATGTAGGTGGCAATAGGAAACAAATGCAGCCACAACGTGCTGTATCTCCAATTCTATACATAGGTGAAAAGCCGTTAGAGCACTATGGGGTATTGCATGACCTGAACACGCTAGATGAACTCAGAAAATGCAGTAATAAAGCAAGAGTGGAACACCTAGCCGCAATCGAGGCTTATGGACTGTACTGTTTTGATACTGTCGAGCGACAAAATAGGGGAAAGTTCACGAATTATGAGTAA
- a CDS encoding tyrosine-type recombinase/integrase, which translates to MMSLDEYEPIRQIPSPSGSRLKKGVGLTVEQQKALVDVCPTTTNKGLRDAAILALALSTGLRRSELVSLNVSDIDYRSGEMMVTGKGNKQRKLFVKRSTLKRLARYIQARGYHDGALFTSVLKNGGLTNARLSAQAIYNIVAENSLRAGLGIIKPHDLRKSFGTTLDRAGTSLTVIKDLLGHSDISTTDDYIMRSETEIRDAMHSVPDL; encoded by the coding sequence ATGATGTCACTTGATGAATACGAACCAATTAGACAAATCCCCTCGCCCTCTGGCTCTCGTTTAAAGAAAGGAGTTGGCTTAACGGTTGAGCAGCAAAAGGCTTTAGTTGATGTGTGCCCTACGACAACCAACAAAGGTCTGCGTGATGCCGCTATTCTGGCTCTTGCACTAAGCACAGGTCTGCGAAGAAGCGAGCTTGTTAGTCTCAATGTTTCAGATATTGATTATCGTAGTGGCGAGATGATGGTGACAGGTAAAGGTAACAAACAGCGAAAGTTGTTTGTTAAGAGGTCAACGCTAAAGCGCCTTGCTAGATACATCCAAGCTAGGGGCTATCATGATGGTGCTTTGTTTACTAGCGTATTAAAAAATGGTGGTTTAACTAATGCACGACTAAGCGCTCAAGCCATTTACAACATAGTGGCTGAAAACAGCCTACGCGCTGGGCTGGGCATTATCAAACCACATGATTTGCGAAAGAGCTTTGGAACAACGTTAGATAGAGCTGGAACATCCTTGACAGTGATTAAGGATTTATTAGGTCACTCTGATATAAGTACAACTGATGATTACATAATGAGAAGTGAAACGGAGATCAGGGACGCGATGCATAGCGTCCCTGATTTGTAG